A window of the Bombina bombina isolate aBomBom1 chromosome 3, aBomBom1.pri, whole genome shotgun sequence genome harbors these coding sequences:
- the LOC128651742 gene encoding LOW QUALITY PROTEIN: FERM domain-containing protein 6-like (The sequence of the model RefSeq protein was modified relative to this genomic sequence to represent the inferred CDS: inserted 1 base in 1 codon): protein MNKLSFQNNRAMQDRWSVCVFLPNDGTLNIIINVKALCQELLAQVCDLLRLKDCHLFGLSVIQNNEHVYMELSQKLYKYCPKEWKKEASKGINQFGPPMIIHFRVQYYVENGRLISDRTARYYYYWHLRKEVLRSHCIQREEAYFLLAVFALQADLGSFKRNKHYGKYFEPEAYFPPWVIKKRGKDYILKHIPNIHRDQFSLNVSEAYLMYIKEAARLEDVALHYYRLYKDKREVXTLRGIQIFQSTGDEKQLLYDFPWTNVGKLVFVGKKFEILPDGLPSARKLIYYTGCSLRSRHLLQLLSNSHRLYMNLQPVLRRVRKLEENEEKKQYRESYISDALDQDLDQLEKRSHASGSSAGSVKHKRLSRHSTASHSSSHTSGIEADTKHRDIGPEDSFSGTSFHCKLKTCSSMNSHSSSHTSGAESAGKDRLEDDSQDDEVEMLVDDPKDLDLPLDDNPEQYIYITEDMLLLQQLNGNSGLVVKEVNSSTSSSSETVVKLRGQNVK, encoded by the exons ATGAACAAACTGAGCTTTCAGAATAATAGAGCCATGCAAGATCGATGGAGTGTTTGTGTCTTTCTCCCCAATGATGGTACCTTAAATATCATTataaatgttaaagcactttgtcaGGAGCTCCTTGCTCAAGTATGTGATCTCCTCAGACTGAAAGACTGTCATCTCTTTGGCCTCAGTGTAATTCAAAACAATGAACATGTTTATATGGAGCTTTCACAGAAGCTTTATAAATACTGCCCCAAGGAGTGGAAGAAAGAAGCCAGTAAGGGAATTAACCAGTTTGGCCCACCTATGATAATCCATTTTCGAGTGCAATACTATGTGGAAAATGGCAGATTAATAAGTGACAGAACAGCAAGGTATTATTATTACTGGCACCTGAGAAAAGAAGTATTGCGCTCCCATTGCATACAGAGAGAAGAGGCCTACTTCCTACTGGCAGTCTTCGCTCTGCAGGCCGACCTTGGGAGCttcaaaagaaacaaacactatgGAAAATATTTTGAGCCAGAAGCTTACTTTCCTCCATGGGTGATCAAGAAGCGAGGGAAAGACTATATCTTAAAACACATTCCAAACATTCATCGAGATCAGTTTTCCCTAAATGTGTCCGAGGCATatctgatgtatattaaagaggcaGCACGCTTGGAGGATGTAGCACTCCATTACTATAGGTTGTATAAGGATAAAAGGGAAG TTACATTACGAGGAATCCAAATATTTCAGAGTACGGGTGATGAAAAACAATTGCTTTATGACTTTCCTTGGACAAATGTTGGAAAGCTGGTATTTGTGGGCAAAAAGTTTGAGATTTTACCAGATGGTTTGCCCTCGGCCAGGAAATTAATCTATTATACTGGCTGCTCCCTGCGATCTCGGCATCTCCTTCAGCTGCTCAGTAATAGCCACCGTCTGTACATGAATTTACAACCAGTACTGCGCCGTGTCCGGAAACTGGAGGAAAATGAAGAGAAAAAGCAATACAGAGAGTCCTATATCAGTGATGCATTGGACCAGGATTTGGATCAGCTAGAGAAAAGGTCCCACGCCAGCGGGAGCAGTGCAGGAAGTGTAAAGCATAAACGCCTCTCTAGGCATTCTACAGCcagtcacagcagctcacacacaTCGGGAATAGAAGCAGATACAAAACACAGGGACATTGGCCCAGAGGATAGCTTCTCTGGGACGTCGTTCCATTGTAAACTGAAAACCTGCAGCTCCATGAACAGTCACAGTAGTTCCCATACCTCCGGGGCAGAGAGTGCCGGCAAAGACAGACTGGAAGATGACTCACAGGATGACGAAGTAGAAATGTTGGTTGATGATCCAAAGGACCTTGATCTGCCTCTGGACGATAACCCTgaacaatatatttatatcacagaAGACATGCTGCTTTTACAACAGTTAAATGGCAATTCAGGGTTGGTTGTAAAAGAAGTAAACTCTTCTACATCCAGTTCCTCAGAAACTGTAGTGAAGCTTCGaggacagaatgtgaag